A stretch of the Gossypium hirsutum isolate 1008001.06 chromosome D07, Gossypium_hirsutum_v2.1, whole genome shotgun sequence genome encodes the following:
- the LOC107956804 gene encoding uncharacterized protein produces MDLELSESYSNEANIDDVLTDQVALEDMQNTMTEPSEISSGDSKLGGNDDGNGLEHQMLESDFDSNKAVNHDTVVPVDLETESFKRGRESSGANPEDCDTEVDDFTTNKQAAERHLPNAVLPFLRYYQYESSESSCSFQGSPCDDRNLRSDVDDTETEEASISGQEDSSDHLDILEWAKANNHGSLQILCEYYRLPCPERGSKLRFHPLEHLHPLEYQRPDEKVLHIAGSTIDLRSCSFRFSS; encoded by the exons ATGGATTTGGAATTGTCGGAGAGTTACAGCAATGAAGCAAATATAGATGATGTGTTAACAGATCAAGTAGCTCTGGAGGACATGCAGAACACAATGACCGAACCCTCTGAGATAAGTTCAGGAGATTCTAAACTTGGAGGTAATGATGATGGGAATGGCTTGGAGCATCAAATGCTTGAGAGTGACTTTGACTCAAACAAAGCTGTTAATCATGATACTGTTGTTCCAGTTGACCTGGAAACTGAGTCGTTTAAAAGAGGAAGAGAATCCAGTGGTGCGAATCCTGAAGATTGTGATACTGAGGTTGATGATTTCACAACAAATAAGCAAGCAGCAGAAAGACATTTGCCAAATGCTGTTTTGCCATTTCTACGCTATTATCAGTATGAAAGTTCTGAATCTTCCTGCAG TTTTCAAGGTTCCCCTTGTGACGACAGGAATTTGAGGAGTGATGTTGATGATACAGAAACAGAAGAGGCTTCTATTTCTGGCCAGGAAGATTCCAGTGATCACCTTGATATACTTGAATGGGCTAAG GCAAACAATCATGGATCATTGCAGATACTATGTGAATACTATCGGTTACCTTGTCCAGAAAGGGGTTCAAAACTTAGGTTTCATCCTTTGGAGCACCTTCATCCACTGGAATATCAGAGGCCTGATGAAAAAGTTTTGCATATTGCTGGCTCaaccattgatttgagatctTGCAGTTTTAGGTTTTCCTCCTAG